The proteins below are encoded in one region of Dasypus novemcinctus isolate mDasNov1 chromosome 13, mDasNov1.1.hap2, whole genome shotgun sequence:
- the CDC42SE1 gene encoding CDC42 small effector protein 1, with amino-acid sequence MSEFWHKLGCCVVEKPQPKKKKRRIDRTMIGEPMNFVHLTHIGSGEMGAGDGLAMTGAVQEQMRSKGNRDRPWNNSRGL; translated from the exons ATGAGCGAGTTTTGGCACAAACTGGGCTGCTGCGTGGTAGAGAAGCCCCAGCCG aagaagaagaagagacgGATTGACCGGACTATGATTGGGGAACCAATGAATTTCGTCCACCTGACTCACATTGGCTCTGGGGAGATGGGTGCTGGAGATGGACTTGCTATG ACAGGTGCAGTTCAGGAGCAGATGAGATCCAAGGGAAACCGGGACAGGCCTTGGAACAACTCTAGGGGCTTGTAG